The following DNA comes from Bombus terrestris chromosome 2, iyBomTerr1.2, whole genome shotgun sequence.
CAGCGCGATATAAACGCTCGTTCCCTGTAATATGATAgattttgttaataaatattatttcgtgaCGCAACTTGCTTTGTTTAAATGTAAACAACATGAAATtagtgaaaatgaaatatatgcgATAACAAAAACTTCTTAGAAATTATAATAGTACACGTCGAATTAATTAAGGGATCGTTGTATCGTGGAACGGCTGTAACGAGATTTTCTAAAATTGGCAGCTCGCTGAAAAAgccaaaaattaattaaatatttcacggaACAAACCTTCAAAAAGCTGTTAGAGAGCTTTCAGAAGGAGTAATATAAGAGCTCGTGCGGAAATAGAGCGgcattcgaatgaaatttcaatcgtTCTACCTCATGAAACGGAACCAAACAAGTACAAACAACGCAAAGGAGTCAAAAGGGAGATAagcataataatttaattcataatGCGCATTTCATCTCGATCTTCCGTGTTTCCGTGGGAAACGTGCattaaattaagaatagcaaagGAGAATTGCTCGGTGTTCCTACGGTAATATCACAGGGATATAGTATTTAAACATCTCGATCGAACTATAATTCCAGAAGGATACATCGGCGTCTAAACGTAAAATTGGAAGGTAGGTAGAAGCTTGGGAAGATATGGCCAAGCTCTTGATGGAGAGCggaataaacataaatatactTTGCGTTTCATACCTTCTTGGAAGATATCTTCTAACCACGCTCATTTACTCGGCGCTATTAAAGAGCAAAGAAGGAAAGCCTATCGCCAAACCTCGAGATACATTTTCAATAGTCTAATCGCTTAACAGTTAAGAGATTTCAAGGTAATCGTTGTAACTAACCAACACGATAGATACAAACAccgtttaataatttaatatttattttgcataaaaaaatataatcattatatacaaatatatgagTGTGAATGAAGATCCACGTCGATGAAGTTCATCCTTATCTAATGATGTAAGCCGAGGGACAGTTCGTGACCTCCAAATCCACCTCCTCCGAATCCACCTCCGTGTCCACCTCCGTATCCACCTCCGAATCCACCTCCAaaaccgccgccgccaccgccaccgccaccgctaACCAAAACAGGGTAGGACTCCTTAACGACGACAGGAACCTTGACTGGGTAAGGAACCTCCTTTTCGATCGCGACCGGAACCTTTACCGGCACGCTAACCGGGAAAGGCACCTTGACGGGCACTTTGACGGGCACGGAATACGGCACTGGGACCGGTTTCTCCACTGGCACCGGTACTGCTTTCTCTACTGGAACTGGGTAAGGTTTCGGTACGTGCACAGGGATTGGGTTGTCCACGGGAATCTTAACTGGGACCGGGTATGGTACAGCTACGTTCCTTTCGACTGGGTACGGTTGTGGTACACGAACTTGATTCTCTCGGTGAATCGTGATACCAGTTATACGACCTCCGTCACcgccacctcctcctcctcctcctccgcctCCTCCCAATCCTCCACCTAGACCTCCGCCGAGACCTCCGCCAAGGCCTCCACCGAGACTCAAACCTCCGTGGCCTCCCAGACCTCCGCCGAGACTCAATCCTCCATGACCTCCCAGGCCTCCGTAACTTCCTAGGCCACCGCCGCCTCCAAGACTCAGTTCCAGTCCTCGTTTGCTCTTTTCTTTCGTCTCAATGGCGGGTTTCGTGCTCGACTCCTTGGCATCCCCGGCCAGGGCTGTCGCCACCAAGGCGAGTATTATAAGCTTCTGAAGGTATAAACATGATTAAGTGAACGAACGGTGTATTTCGACAGACGTGATGTATCGTGTGCGGTGTCTGTACGTTTCCTTACGTCGAATGTGATTTACGTTGTTGAAAATAGCTAACTTACATAATATCCTAACAGGAGAAAGTGTGTGGCGAAAGCAATATACGAAGCTCTATCGACAAATGTAATGTATCATGAACATGTTATCATATTATCGATAAGAACACGGCTCTTCTGACTTATGGCTACAACTTTAACACTCTAGACGCGGTTAGGTCGAGAAACGGTGTCTAGGGAACGCGCAATAAAGAACAATAGAAAATAGAAGCTTTCTTCGATGTAGCTCCCTGTTTGAAAAATGTTCCGCAACAATGGAACCGCGTATCGCTGGCGAACTTTCTCCGTTTCTCACCTTACATAATCCCTATCCCTTTGTCCGTTTCGTGTACAATAATCTATGATATGTATCGTGTATGAATATAGTGGGGAACCGCGAGCTCACCTGTGGAGTGCTCATGGTATCGTTCGAAGGTGCACACTGAAGTTACATCGCGCCAATCACTGGCATATATACCGGCACTTTCGCCGTGGCTACTGGCCCACTCCCCGGAAAATCCTACTCGTCCGCCAACATTAAAGTGGACCGATTGTGCTACCACACCGTGCAAAGGCGTTCGTTCGGCGTTAAGCCGTTTTCCCACGGGCTACCAACCAGCTGGTTGATTACTACCGGATCCCCGGATCTGCCGCACGCGTAACATACCCCCTGTACATTCGAACTGTTTCGAATCGCTCTCTTGTCCGTTCACTCGCCGAGGAGGAGCCAGCAATTTAGCGTGCAATGATCGCAGCGACCAGTCTTCTTcggcgtttctttttctttcacttcGGAAGGAGCGGCGCGATCGTTACTCGCCTCAGATTCCGTCGTTCTCGCTCGTGCCTCGTAAAAACGATTCCGGACGTAATTCCGATCGAACCTCCTCGGTCTCTTACGCAATGCCTCTCCGTTCTCGATACACGGTAATATTTTTCAGATCTCTCCGATAAAACAGAAGAACCGTAAGATCGCTAATTCTCCTTAAAgggaatttctttccttttccccTTTTTTGGTCCTTGCATTGTCCGTATTTTAGCCAGGTATTTGATATCGTTATTACGAAAGCGTTACTGTTACGCGGTACTGTCTCCTGTGGCTCGATAAAGCGAatttaattgcaataaattGCAGCAATGAATTCTTCGATTACGTCGATCAACTAATAGATGTGATTAAACGTCTAACGAAATTTCGTGGCGTGTTAAAGTATTTGCTTATAGCAATTGTACAACGCATAAAGTAACGTTTATATAATCAGATCGAGAGAAAATAAATGTAATGTCAGAATCTGGAATAAGGTTTAATCGATGTGAAGTTGTAAAAGGGGTATAATTAAGGGTTTAATATCGACCGATAACCATTTGTGAAGCCTTGAGTGCTTCGTTTCTTTCACCGGGGCTGCTGAGTGCTTATATCTTCGCTCGTATAATGTAGATCAGAACCTCCAAGCCTCTCATTACGCGATTAAAAATACCTCGCACAAGAAAGTTTTTGGTAATATACGTAACACCGGTGAAAATCGCTGGATCGTTGTCCTCACAAAGGTAATGGCACTTGCGTGCCATTGCACGCGTTTCCAGATATCGAGCTGAACCGTAATTAATCACGAAACGCCGGTTTTTCGTCGATTTCCATCGGTAATGTAGTTGTAATTAAATaaggaaaaaaattgtaaatgcgCCACGACGAAACTCGCAAAGGGACGCGACTCGCTGCGAAACTTTCTCCTCTTGTCTCGGACACGCGCATGTTATGTACTTAATTGACTGATTCCCGGCATTATGCTCGATGCTtggttaattaaaaaagatatatacacGATATGCGAAGGAAGTTGTTAAGCGTCACGGTGAACGACACCATTGTCGCTAACGTCAATGCTACGCCGTCTCTGATCTTTCGTGTTGCGCGTTTCTAGCGGCGGTCGTTTTCTTTTACCCGACGCTTTCCTCGGATTCATGAGACAAAACAGGAAAATAAGTCAGTGTGTCGGATAGGTTTAAGCTTCCTTCGAGCAACAGGTGACTTAATTTTTCCAAAGAAAACAAATTACAATATTCTCGTGCGTTGCGGTAGCCGTGTGAAACgaatcgttcgttcgttcgcctTTGGCTGATTCATCGGATAGCAAATTGCAACGTTGCGCCGCATTTAAACACGCTAATAATTGGTTTCTATCGTACACATATCGTAGCAATTAACGAGCTGTGGATGTATTATAATCCGATCGATAAACTGGGCGAAGAGGGGAGAAAACGTCTTGCGTTGATGTTAAATCTAGCGATGGTAATTAATAACACAGCTACCGGGAGTGCGTCGATATTTCGTTCAGCTGACAGAAACTTTTCACCAGGACCAGTTTTATAATCATTTTATGGATACTTTGACATTATACGTGACTCTCACTCCTGACATGCTAGCCAATATTTTAACCAGGTTTACGAAATTAATGCAAAGTGATTTGACCAGAGACCACTTTCATTACAAGTATCACTAGCGTACTAGAAAGGAGTCTTCCATCGTGAGCAGAAAAAGTCTCTGCTCAGCTACAACTCTAATGTACCTTTAACATTAACTCGCCTGGCAAAGGGCAAAAATATATCTCGAGATATTCGTCATCGTTTTCTAACGGGAAAGAGAGAAATCGTTAAATTAGATTCTATAGTATCTCTACCACCAATATACTATACTGAACGTTTAAATGCTTAAAATCTTGTTCATTAATATTCACACAATATAGTACTGTTGATAAATATATCGGATAGAGGCTGTAGACAAGTGGAATAAAGGAAGAAGACAAGACGAAGGTGAAAAGGTAAGAAAACGGGTAAAGGTAGACGACGAAACACCTTTTAGCATCCCTTTAGCGAAGGCACGCTAGAACGCGAATTATGTTTGCTTCTAGAGGAAGAGAGGAAGTCGCGAAAAGGGCGAAAAGGGGAGAGGGCGTAACTGGAAAACGGCTTGATAAACACCTTGAGCGAGAACATCCATCCATATATTCATGAGAGCTACGGTCTGGCCGACTCGAAAGCCTTTCCGATTATTGCATAAGGTTACGTTTGCGGTCGGTGAAGCAGAAATGCAGACTTCGCGAAAATTCCGCTCCTACCGTCTGCTTGTACGCTCGTCGACCACAGGGATTTACTTCGTACTCTTTAGGCTGCATTTCTGTAACCGTGGTGCACGAATGCAAAGTTCGAGGGCTTCGATTCCTTCGAACGTGGTCTAAAATCGCGTCTGGCGGTGATTCGAAGGTTCACGATACGATTGAATTAAAACGAGAAAGATCGAGGAAGTGCGTTTTTCCGTAAGCAACACCGATAACATGAGATCGCTCTGGGAAAATGGAAACCAAAGGCACCGATAAAAAATTCATGACGTATCGATAACAGGAAGTACAATATGCAGACGTTTATGTAATTGGTGTGTTACAAATAGCCGTGAATTACTAGAAAGCAAGAACTCTCGGCAGAAATATCGTAGACAAAAATCATACACGAGTATAATAGAATCCCCACGTAATACGATCTCGAGTACTTAACAAAGTTCCGtgtacgtaatattacgtacagAGTTGCACGGAGTAAATCGAACGATTTTGGTCAAGCAGATCGTAATTAAACACGATTTCTTAACATGtgtctttttatataaatatttatgaggATATTCGAATCATCGATAGATAATCCGCCTGAAATGCTTCAAATTGCTTAACAAATAACGATTcggtaaaaaggaaaaaaagttgGAGAAACTACATAATTGCGTATTCATCGACGTAAAACGAACGTACGAGCGTTTGCAAAAACCGAAGAAGTGGAAGGTATCGCAGATCGTATTTTACGGATCTTAACACCTTTCACGCGTTTTAATTCTTGGGGGGTAAATGCGGCGTAATAGCAACCCGAAACATATCGGTGCTGGCATGGTAATTACAATTAATCGCGGTAAAATTGACCAGGTCGTAGCATCGATCCGTATTATCAGCTTTAAATTCAATGAATGAAACTGCAACGTCGAACAAACACATTCGCGTCACAGTGGCTTGCGCAATTACCAGGTTACCGGCGCGACGTTTCGTCTAATTAAAGTGCGTCGTTATGTCATTTGACGTACGTCTTAACATTTTCTCTTCGACATTCGAGACGATATCTAACCGATATGCCATAGCATAAATTTCCGAACTTTATATTCACCGATCGCTTTCACGTCACGATGACGCACAGACGGCTATCGAACTTCTATCGATAAACTTCGTTCTCATATGGAAATCACTTTCTAGTTCGAGGAGATTGCAACCGCAGCAAATCACTATAAATTCATCGAAAACAATTTAATCCGGGTTGAAGGTGAGACAGAAACTATCGACAAACATCTTCTTCTCACTTTTCATTCAGCCGGATCGGACTAACCCAATCGAACCGACGTCACGATGGCTCGGCCCGTCGAAACGCGTCATGCTAGCACGGCTACGAGTCAAATCAATATTTTCAGATTCAAATATGGAGATTCAAATTCAGATATATGGAAATTTATTCCCGCCGATAAGCCTGATAAACCATGGATACGCAGGGATATTCTAATGCTCTCCAATAGGCGAGATCGAGGTACAAAGTCATTCTGAAATTAACCGCGCCCGTGGGATCTCAGAGCGATAACCAAAAATCGTTGCAGGCGGTAACTCCGAAGCATACGCGAATGAACCGCAAATAACGTTCGATCGGGTAATCGATATATCCGTTACGACGACGATTCCGTTAGTTTTACTTTCAAGAATATAGATCGTTTTATTATTACGATCCTTTGTCGTTTAAAACTTGATCCCCTACTTCGTTTTCAAATAGTTCTTTCCTCGTATCGTACCAATAGTACCGTTACCTTGTATCGAAGAGATCATTAAAGTACGCTAACTGAATTTAATAGGAGCGCATAACCAAGAAGGAACGTTTTATTCCAAACCAAAAAGTTTCCGACGGAATGTAGATTAAACTTACACACACAAGTGTATAGAGAGTTTCGTAGTAAGAGAAGCTCCTTCGTTCTCAGAAGCAATGAGAAAAAGGTGCAAAGATACGGGAGGATGTAACTCGAATGCCTGCGAGAACTTCTAATAATTCGCTTCTCGCTTTAATTAAGCTCTTAATATTAATGAAGCTCTCGGGAATGTGAGTGCAGAGATGTAGGAACGTATTGTGAGAAGTAATCGGATTAAAAAGAGACACCGTCAGAGTCGAATCCGTATTAGTTGCACCGGTTCGTTCTGATGGTTCATCCTGTAATTGAAAACTCGCTGGCTCGGGAAACGTAGGTAAGTAACGAGAAAGTTTGAAGCGATCGCTCTACAATCCGAATCGACATAATCTGAATCgaaattcgatcgatatttttctttttatcatccTCCCAAGATTCGACAAATTTCGACTTGTTCTAGATAAAAGTTGGAGGCGCGTCGCTGCACAGAGGTGAAATTAAGAATCGAACGAGACGAAAATGTCTGAAAGGATTTGCCGAATTGTTAAAGAAGCTTTGAAAGCTTAGGCAGCATTCAGGAAGAAACTGAACGAAACGCGAACCGACTTGCTAAATGTTGGCTGACAAAAGCTAACGGAGGAAAGCGTCGTCCACGGCGTCGttctcttcctttccttctcttaACTTCCTACTCCGCAACAATTTCATCGGCACGCTCGAGTTGCCTGCCGGACTGGCGGTTGCGTCCCCTATAAAAGCGAGGGTAGACCATCGAGGAACCAGTGTGCTCACTGTCGACCAACATGAACAGCACAGAGAAGCTGAAAGTGAGTAGCTCCAGTAAGGTAGCCACTTGAATTCCCGTCTCTCGAGCCACGCAAACGAAACTGACGTTACCGGTGAAAATTTGAGCGTGTTGTCGTTCTTCAGGCAATTGGTTAAATCGATCGAAGCATATTCGTCGAATCGGTGTATTTTTCTCCTAAGAAGATCAAATAATACTTATGTTGCACGAGTGTTTTCTCGCTATTTGTCGCTCGTAATAGCGAAAaaaaattttcatcaaatcAAAATCCCCTCTGAAACCAATAGAAAACATCATTCGAAACAATGttaataatctataatttatttCCCCCAGATCTTACTTTTCTGCGGCCTGGTACTGTCGGCCGTGGCCGAGGAGGCGAAAAAGACCGCGGAGTCCAGCGCCCAGCCAAAAGAGGAGAAGACGAAACGCGGCTTGGAGCTTAGCTTGGGTGATCATGGCTTCGGAGGAGGTTACGGAGGTGGAGGCGGAGGCGGAGGCGGATTTGGCCTTGGAGGCGGTTTCGGAGGCGGCTTTGGTAGCAGCGAACATGTATCCGCGGAACACGTCCCGGCAGTCACGGTCACAAAGACCGTCCACGTGCCAGAACCTTACCCAGTAGAGGTCACAAAACATGTCCCCGTACCCGTCAGTGTACCAGTCAAAGTACCAATCGACAAGCCATATCCTGTCCACGTGCCTCAGCCGTACCCTGTTACAGTCGAAAAGCCCGTGCCTTACCCGGTCGAGAAACCAATACCTTACCCTGTGAAGGTGCCCGTCAAGGTGCCAATAAAGGTGCCTCTGCCGGTCAAGGTACCTGTCAAGGTACCGGTCACTGTACCAAAACCAGTGCCCTACCCTGTTAAGGTGCCCGTGGTCGTGAAGGAGGCTGTACCTATTGTCGTGAAGGAACACGGAGGTGGATTCGGAGGTGGTTTCGGAGGTGGACTCGGTGGAGGATACGGAGGTGGACACGGAGGTGGATTCGGTGGTGGACTGTCTTTAGGAGGTGGTCACGATCTTGGCGGAGGTTATGGAGGTTACGAGCATTTGTGAAGCAAAGGCTTGTACTCGGTAGAGTATCAAAGTCTTTGACCTTCTACGTACGTCTTGTCCATCGATCGCAACAAGACGCAATTGCTGATTTCGTGAATCCGGTCATCCGAGATCACGAGACGCTTGCTGGTCGAAACGTGAACACCAATCGACGAACAAGCGTGCCCTTCGTAGTAGACGTCAGTCGAATATACCAATATTGTATTCACCGTGATCCCGaatcttaaattttattgtataatatgtttttttataaatgaataaagcgatatttttttatacataacaAAGCGATTACGCAACCTTCGCAGACATAAGATTGCTCGATAAGGAAAAAAGCTGTGTTGGCGGTTACGCGATCGGGAGGAATCGCGATAGAACTTTCACCGATTAatgttacgttatgaggtacaCTTGCTTTACCGTGAGCGAAATGTCAGCGAGAAAAAGGCTCGTATGAATTGTACGGTCGTTAACGCGAATAGAATCGCCACGCAAATTAATAGCGTAGAAAGGGAAAACGAAATGAACGTTCGACTGCGTAAAAACTTGTACCGCGGAGTTTGACGACGTTTACGCCCGCCGTTCTCTTCGAGCAATCTCGATGTTTCCACCATTCCAACCCTTGTCTTCTTTCTTCGTGTTTCATGCAAATCTTACACAACGATGTTACTTCTCGAGCTAATCAATTTTCTATAGAATTTTTCCGAATCGAAATGTCTTCTCCAAACTTAACGACATTTCCTTGATAAACATGACATTATCCGAACAAATCATAATTCCTAGTAATTACCAAACGAAGAACCCTTTCTCCTCTTAGCCTGATTTCATTTCCGCGTGCAACGTTCGTTTCCCCTTTACGCTCTCGCTAATCAGATAACAAATAGAAACTGAAAGTGACTTCGGTGTCCGTATGATCGAATTTTAAAATCTGGGAAAAGCGTGTTCGACGGGCGTCGAGAGCGCAACGTTGGAGTATGTTACGTGTACACGCGGTACGAAATTACAGAAGCGTGTCGCGTACGTACGCGACTGTGGTTTGCTTGGCTCAGCGAATTCGCCAGAAACGAGGAGACGTGCTTACGACAATTTCAGCTCATTGACGAATGCCCTCTGCGAATATCCGTTCTATCGACCTTGTTCAACGATCAAGGGAAACTACGTCGAAGCAGCACAATCGTGTTTCCAACATTCGCCTATCGATTGCAAAATTATATTGGAGCATCCTGCTCGCTATTTCGAACCGCATGCCGAAGAAATTATCGCTGATTTAGAGAAACAAGCGAGTTGCTGCTGCCACGAGTTGCATAATTGTACTTAATTGACGGGATGAATAGTAGATTGTACACGGTTCAACTTGCTTCGCATCGAGCGAAATATCAGGAAATGATCGAATCGAATCGTAACAAAAACTAAACGGTATctgattcgtttaattaatgaACGCTTTCGAtagtgaaattgaattttcgacGATACGGAACGTGAAGAGGGGGTGGCTACCGCGGATAGTACACCTGTTTTAATAATAAGCAATTTATAAACCGCGGTGAAACGGGTTACGGGTTCGTTACTGCATAATATTTACCAGGTCTTTAAGATACAACAACCATTAGCCAGGTTTATCTCCTAGCGACCAGGCGAGTTTTAAAACGTGCTAACCGATGCTTTCGTATATAGCAAGACACGCAGACTGTTGGTTAGCAAATCCCGTTATTTAACGTGCCGCAAGCCAGGTAATCATATTTAATGGTCTAGGAAGTTCGcgtaagagagaaagagaaagagagatttcTTCGATCAGCCGGAGAATGCATATGGATGGCGTTCGCGTGCAAAGAGGAACGATGCAGATATGATGTTGCCTCAACCATACACGTTGGTACCTCTGGTATGTCGATTGCATACGACAAGTTACGTTTCCGTCAATTGTGAAGTaaacgttttttcttttttccttttttttttcttttgctcgAACGCGTTATTTTTTCTCGTGTATCATTTTCACTTGTTTCGCGTTTAAATCGAGCAAAACGATTTTTAACGTGTACGCAACGTAAAATATTATCACGAACTGTAACGTATGATAGAAGGATACTCGTAATTAGCTTTAAGGAAACACCATTGACTGTGACTAATACTTTCCATATCTATATTATGCAATCTCTCAATCATTTCGTACCTTGCACGATCGTAAGATTATATGCAAATACTTGAAACTGCGCTAAATTTAAAGCACACTTAGATCGATCGATAAATCCTCGAATTTTCCATTGTTTTGTTCCCTGTGTTTGTTCAACggaagataaatataaatcctTCAAAAGTTGCATGCTTTCATTTACCGCGTTTCGAATTTCGTGCCGAGTCGCTCTCTAATAACTACGTAAGAAAATTCCCAATTATTTATTCGCATGGCACAGGCAAGCAACTTCTGTGCTTCCTCGTTCTTCAGAAATTGGCGCGAAATCGTTGAACACCAGGTGTTTCCGAGAAATCAGAACGTGCTGCAGCTCGACGTAGACGCGTCTACCCATGTTACGCAACATGCTTTAGAACGATGtgtcttatttttctttcgtcttttctttttcgttttacaaCGTACAAAATCGTGACTTGGCGTTTGCATCAATCTCTATTGTGCCTCTTCTATGGAGATACTTGGAAGAGACGAATAAGGAGGTACCTTCACATTCGCACTACTTTTTATTCTGATATACGTGGAAATCCGCGCGTTGCGTCAGGAGCTTCCCACTATACATACGCACCGATTGCGACGTTATGTTATCGTGCAATCTCCGCGCGTTATTATTTCCGCTATTTGCCCGATTTTACACGCTAGCCTCGCGTGCTTCGTTTTACACCGTGATCCGATTCATAAGATATAAAGTTTCGTTAATGATCTACACTGGGAGAACAATTTTTTGTACGCATATCACAAAAACTCAACGATAAAAACTGTTACGTTTATAAAGAATACATTAACGTAACCGCTTTTAGTTTTGTACTAACTTCTTTCCCTTAACTAGCGTAACTTCAATAGTAACCGTTAAaggtatcttttatttctttagattttcTATTTAGCGTTCATTTAGATTCGTTAAAGAAATCATTGTGAATTAGAAGTAACAAGAATACCATACGAATAGATTCGAAAGTGACGTTTGATAGCAAACGTATCaacgttaaaataataaagcTGTACTTTCTTGTTTTAATTAGAAAGACACGGGGgctattattattgtttttattgcaAAACGTTCATATGGTTGCCTGATATAATAATGTAGCAAGAATGCGAACTAGTTTGCCACACGTATGATGAAACATTTGAACCTTTGATTTCGTACTGACttagtttccttctttttcttttttttttttccttttgcaAATGACGAAACATCTCTTATTTGCTGTACAGCGCATACATTTCTGATATTCCCCTTCACTTTCTACGTAAACGTATAAACTTGCTATACGTGTCAACAAAATCGAGCAAATGGAATATCTTCatggaaaatggaaatttataatACATCCGTAATGTAGGAAGTAGGAATACTCTCGAGAAAAGTTTCGGTTCAAACTCGCAAAACAACCGGAACaggaatctttaaattttttagcACGTCACAAATATGTGGATAGAAACTGTCACATGCCTATCTAACAGCGTATTCTATATTTCCGTTGT
Coding sequences within:
- the LOC100643879 gene encoding keratin, type II cytoskeletal 1-like, giving the protein MSTPQKLIILALVATALAGDAKESSTKPAIETKEKSKRGLELSLGGGGGLGSYGGLGGHGGLSLGGGLGGHGGLSLGGGLGGGLGGGLGGGLGGGGGGGGGGGGDGGRITGITIHRENQVRVPQPYPVERNVAVPYPVPVKIPVDNPIPVHVPKPYPVPVEKAVPVPVEKPVPVPYSVPVKVPVKVPFPVSVPVKVPVAIEKEVPYPVKVPVVVKESYPVLVSGGGGGGGGGFGGGFGGGYGGGHGGGFGGGGFGGHELSLGLHH
- the LOC100648237 gene encoding probable H/ACA ribonucleoprotein complex subunit 1 is translated as MNSTEKLKILLFCGLVLSAVAEEAKKTAESSAQPKEEKTKRGLELSLGDHGFGGGYGGGGGGGGGFGLGGGFGGGFGSSEHVSAEHVPAVTVTKTVHVPEPYPVEVTKHVPVPVSVPVKVPIDKPYPVHVPQPYPVTVEKPVPYPVEKPIPYPVKVPVKVPIKVPLPVKVPVKVPVTVPKPVPYPVKVPVVVKEAVPIVVKEHGGGFGGGFGGGLGGGYGGGHGGGFGGGLSLGGGHDLGGGYGGYEHL